One part of the Truepera radiovictrix DSM 17093 genome encodes these proteins:
- a CDS encoding glycoside hydrolase family 53 protein, with protein sequence MPQTLAAQDGVAYGQSVRGADVSTLQKVEDHGGRFYGRGAQKTPQDPLVILRSHGVNYVRLKLWKDPVGVDGYNDLEKTVAMAKRAKRTGLRLLLNFHYSDFWADPGRQDKPAAWRDLSFEALTRAVYDHTVETMTALKAARALPDIVQIGNEIQSGILWPDGKTWGEGSGGFDNLAILLRAGIDGVRDVVGKDVKIMLHLADGADNGLYRWWFDEITRRGITDFDIIGLSFYPYWHGTLQGLSHNLADISARYDKDVIVVETAYAFTLADGDGHPNIFGAAQAQAGGYPATVAGQAAFIEDIRRVVQAVPGGRGLGVFYWEPTWLPVPGAGWRSGEGNAWENQALFDFDGRALTPSLEALGRPLPTLKRARAR encoded by the coding sequence CAGACGCTCGCGGCACAAGACGGCGTCGCCTACGGGCAGAGCGTGCGCGGCGCGGACGTCTCCACGCTGCAAAAAGTCGAAGACCATGGCGGCCGTTTCTACGGCCGAGGTGCACAAAAAACCCCTCAAGACCCCCTTGTCATCCTGCGTAGTCACGGCGTCAACTACGTGCGACTTAAGCTATGGAAAGATCCTGTAGGCGTTGACGGCTACAATGACCTTGAGAAAACCGTGGCGATGGCCAAGCGGGCTAAACGGACGGGTCTAAGGCTGCTACTGAACTTTCACTATTCGGACTTCTGGGCTGACCCAGGCCGCCAGGACAAACCCGCCGCGTGGCGTGACCTGAGCTTTGAAGCGCTGACTCGGGCTGTCTACGACCACACCGTCGAGACGATGACGGCGCTTAAGGCAGCACGCGCGCTGCCCGACATTGTACAGATCGGCAACGAGATCCAAAGCGGCATCCTCTGGCCCGATGGCAAGACTTGGGGCGAGGGCTCGGGCGGCTTCGACAACCTGGCAATACTTCTGCGCGCCGGTATAGACGGCGTGCGCGACGTTGTGGGCAAGGACGTCAAAATTATGCTGCACCTCGCTGACGGCGCGGACAACGGTCTCTACCGCTGGTGGTTCGACGAGATTACCCGACGCGGCATCACCGACTTCGATATCATCGGCCTCTCCTTCTACCCTTACTGGCACGGCACGCTGCAGGGGCTCAGTCACAACTTGGCCGACATCAGCGCGCGCTATGACAAAGACGTCATCGTCGTTGAGACCGCCTACGCCTTTACGCTCGCCGACGGCGACGGTCACCCCAACATCTTCGGGGCAGCGCAGGCGCAAGCGGGCGGCTACCCAGCCACAGTCGCGGGGCAGGCAGCTTTTATTGAAGACATTCGCCGCGTCGTTCAGGCAGTTCCTGGCGGGCGCGGGCTCGGCGTTTTCTATTGGGAGCCCACCTGGCTGCCAGTGCCGGGCGCAGGCTGGCGCTCGGGCGAAGGCAACGCCTGGGAAAACCAAGCTCTCTTCGATTTCGATGGACGCGCGCTTACACCCTCGCTAGAGGCGCTCGGTCGTCCTCTCCCCACCCTCAAGCGCGCAAGAGCACGCTAA
- a CDS encoding maltose ABC transporter substrate-binding protein, whose translation MQRTLTLLAALLAFSLGHAQPLTVWTHFQDESLGWLEAEVAAFSAAFGTEVELVYVPVNEIVQNMLLNAPEGQGPDLVATIPHDQLGQLAEGGVLANMAQYATEDYVADLTEQSRLAFTLNGQLFGLPMYVDGLALIVNRALVSEGPETLEELLNTAQELTTADTYGFLQVQEADTFYHNYVWIRSMGGYVFGRDEAGNLNPSDIGLANEGTVQAAEFIRSLRYDYELIPPGVNYDIMHGQFLEEGAAMVVNGPWAIPDYLAAGINVDVMPLPPNEDGTTYAGFMGVQGVVMNEFSANKLEAANLAKWLIRADAQVGLAEAGGRIPASQGAAKQVADDPIISGFAAALADAEPMPNIPEMGAVWTPMQTALALILENPDSDIAGILERAVSEIRGSE comes from the coding sequence ATGCAACGCACCCTCACCCTTTTAGCCGCGCTTCTCGCGTTCAGCTTAGGCCACGCCCAACCCCTGACAGTCTGGACGCACTTCCAAGATGAGAGTTTGGGTTGGCTCGAGGCAGAGGTCGCTGCCTTTAGCGCGGCCTTCGGCACCGAGGTCGAACTCGTCTATGTGCCGGTCAATGAAATCGTGCAAAACATGCTTTTAAACGCCCCCGAGGGTCAGGGACCCGACCTCGTTGCCACCATCCCTCACGACCAACTCGGTCAACTCGCCGAGGGGGGCGTGCTCGCCAACATGGCACAGTACGCTACTGAAGACTACGTGGCCGACCTCACCGAGCAGTCGCGCCTCGCGTTCACCTTAAACGGACAACTATTTGGCCTACCCATGTACGTCGATGGCCTCGCCTTGATCGTCAACCGTGCGCTCGTATCCGAGGGCCCGGAAACGCTCGAGGAGCTGCTCAACACAGCCCAAGAGCTGACCACTGCCGACACGTACGGCTTTTTGCAGGTGCAAGAAGCCGATACTTTCTACCACAATTACGTCTGGATCCGGAGCATGGGTGGCTACGTCTTTGGCCGCGACGAGGCAGGCAACCTCAATCCTAGTGACATCGGCCTGGCAAACGAGGGGACGGTGCAGGCAGCCGAGTTTATCCGCAGCCTCCGCTACGACTACGAACTGATTCCGCCCGGGGTCAACTATGACATCATGCACGGTCAGTTTTTGGAGGAGGGTGCGGCAATGGTTGTTAACGGCCCTTGGGCTATTCCCGACTACTTAGCGGCTGGGATCAATGTAGACGTCATGCCTCTACCGCCGAACGAGGACGGCACCACCTACGCGGGCTTTATGGGGGTACAAGGAGTTGTGATGAACGAGTTCTCAGCGAACAAGCTCGAGGCTGCTAACCTTGCCAAGTGGCTTATTCGTGCCGACGCCCAGGTTGGGCTCGCCGAGGCAGGCGGGCGCATCCCCGCCTCGCAGGGAGCAGCCAAGCAAGTAGCGGATGACCCCATCATCTCCGGCTTTGCCGCGGCGCTCGCAGACGCCGAGCCCATGCCCAATATTCCAGAGATGGGTGCTGTCTGGACCCCCATGCAGACCGCTTTGGCCCTTATTTTAGAGAACCCGGACTCGGACATCGCGGGCATCCTAGAACGCGCCGTCAGTGAGATACGTGGCAGCGAGTAG